One window of the Trifolium pratense cultivar HEN17-A07 linkage group LG2, ARS_RC_1.1, whole genome shotgun sequence genome contains the following:
- the LOC123904517 gene encoding G-type lectin S-receptor-like serine/threonine-protein kinase At1g11300, translating into MIFTYLDYSEFAIDTDGKRNVTTAIVIAIVIVATIIVVSCAYFFWSKRSELTKHICIQISITQVVIDCISVNRTSKKYDKAWKLWNEEEIISLIDPEICNPDYVDDILRCIHIGLLCVQEIANERPTMATVVSMLNNAFIQRQTEHKGESSQSQLST; encoded by the exons ATGATCTTTACATACCTAGATTATTCAGAATTTG CTATAGATACAGATGGGAAAAGAAATGTTACTACAGCAATAGTTATAGCTATAGTGATCGTGGCAAcaattattgttgtttcttgtGCCTATTTCTTTTGGTCTAAACGTTCAG AACTAACCAAACATATATGCATTCAAATTTCTATTACACAAGTAGTCATAGATTGCATCTCAGTTAATAGAACATCCAAGAAGTATGACAAG GCATGGAAACTGTGGAATGAAGAGGAGATTATATCTTTGATTGATCCAGAAATATGTAATCCAGATTATGTAGATGACATTTTGAGATGCATACATATTGGACTTCTTTGTGTGCAAGAAATTGCGAATGAGAGACCTACTATGGCAACAGTTGTTTCAATGCTTAACAATGCATTCATTCAAAGGCAGACTGAGCATAAAGGAGAGTCATCTCAGTCTCAACTCTCAACATAG